A genomic stretch from Candidatus Methylomirabilota bacterium includes:
- a CDS encoding branched-chain amino acid ABC transporter permease: MSAAIILEQVANGLLVGSYYITLALGLSLIFGIGGVINLAHGAFYALGAYFAIEAQRHLGYGGALVVSPLLVALLAMAVETAFLRRLYRGDPLLGLLFTFGLAMVGEQAIRIVWGATGFPFNIPPALGGFVTAGDFVYSRYRLFALAVTALVILALWLILEKTRYGMIVRAGTRDPEMVRASGISLRPVLTGVFGAGVGLAGLAGVLSAPLAGIHPAMGTDIGTAAFVVVVIGGLGSFWGPIVGGLLVGVIRSLTVLFWPPAAEASMYALMALVLLLRPRGLLGERWEQFE; the protein is encoded by the coding sequence GTGTCGGCGGCGATCATCCTCGAGCAGGTCGCGAACGGGCTCCTCGTCGGCTCCTACTACATCACCCTCGCCCTCGGCCTGTCGCTCATCTTCGGCATCGGCGGGGTGATCAACCTGGCCCACGGCGCCTTCTACGCGCTGGGGGCCTACTTCGCTATCGAGGCGCAGCGCCACCTGGGCTACGGCGGGGCGCTGGTCGTCTCGCCCCTGCTGGTGGCGCTCCTGGCCATGGCGGTGGAGACGGCGTTCCTGCGCCGGCTCTACCGCGGCGATCCCCTGCTGGGCCTGCTCTTCACGTTCGGCCTGGCCATGGTGGGCGAGCAGGCCATCCGCATCGTGTGGGGGGCGACGGGGTTCCCGTTCAACATCCCGCCGGCGCTGGGGGGCTTCGTCACCGCCGGCGACTTCGTCTACTCGCGCTACCGGCTGTTCGCGCTGGCGGTGACCGCGCTCGTCATCCTGGCCCTGTGGCTGATCCTGGAGAAGACACGGTACGGGATGATCGTGCGGGCCGGCACGCGCGACCCCGAGATGGTGCGCGCCAGCGGGATCAGCCTGCGGCCGGTGCTCACCGGCGTTTTCGGCGCCGGCGTCGGCCTGGCCGGCCTGGCCGGCGTGCTCTCGGCCCCCCTGGCCGGCATCCATCCCGCGATGGGGACCGACATCGGCACCGCCGCCTTCGTCGTGGTGGTCATCGGCGGGCTCGGTAGCTTCTGGGGGCCGATCGTGGGGGGCCTGCTGGTCGGCGTCATCCGCAGCCTGACCGTGCTCTTCTGGCCGCCGGCCGCCGAGGCGTCGATGTACGCCCTGATGGCGCTGGTGCTGCTGCTCCGGCCCCGCGGCCTGCTCGGCGAGCGCTGGGAGCAGTTCGAGTGA